In Brassica rapa cultivar Chiifu-401-42 chromosome A06, CAAS_Brap_v3.01, whole genome shotgun sequence, a single window of DNA contains:
- the LOC117126236 gene encoding photosystem II CP47 reaction center protein, translating to MGLPWYRVHTVVLNDPGRLLSVHIMHTALVAGWAGSMALYELAVFDPSDPVLDPMWRQGMFVIPFMTRLGITNSWGGWNITGGTITNPGLWSYEGVAAAHIVFSGLCFLAAIWHWVYWDLEIFCDERTGKPSLDLPKIFGIHLFLSGVACFGFGAFHVTGLYGPGIWVSDPYGLTGKVQPVNPAWGVEGFDPFVPGGIASHHIAAGTLGILAGLFHLSVRPPQRLYKGLRMGNIETVLSSSIAAVFFAAFIVAGTMWYGSATTPIELFGPTRYQWDQGYFQQEIYRRVSAGLAENQSVSEAWSKIPEKLAFYDYIGNNPAKGGLFRAGSMDNGDGIAVGWLGHPVFRNKEGRELFVRRMPTFFETFPVVLVDGDGIVRADVPFRRAESKYSVEQVGVTVEFYGGELNGVSYSDPATVKKYARRAQLGEIFELDRATLKSDGVFRSSPRGWFTFGHASFALLFFFGHIWHGSRTLFRDVFAGIDPDLDAQVEFGAFQKLGDPTTKRQAV from the coding sequence ATGGGTTTGCCTTGGTATCGTGTTCATACTGTTGTATTGAATGATCCCGGTCGTTTGCTTTCGGTTCATATAATGCATACTGCTCTGGTTGCTGGTTGGGCCGGTTCCATGGCTCTATATGAATTAGCTGTTTTTGATCCCTCCGACCCTGTTCTTGATCCAATGTGGAGACAAGGTATGTTCGTTATACCTTTCATGACTCGTTTAGGAATAACCAATTCATGGGGCGGTTGGAATATTACAGGAGGGACTATAACGAATCCGGGTCTTTGGAGTTACGAAGGGGTAGCCGCAGCACATATCGTGTTTTCTGGCTTGTGCTTCTTGGCAGCTATTTGGCATTGGGTATATTGGGATCTAGAAATTTTTTGTGATGAACGTACAGGAAAACCTTCTTTGGATTTGCCCAAGATTTTTGGAAttcatttatttctttcagGAGTGGCTTGCTTTGGTTTTGGCGCATTTCATGTAACAGGATTATATGGTCCTGGAATATGGGTATCCGACCCTTATGGACTAACCGGAAAGGTCCAACCCGTAAATCCGGCGTGGGGCGTGGAGGGTTTTGACCCTTTTGTTCCGGGAGGAATAGCCTCTCATCATATTGCAGCAGGGACGTTGGGTATATTAGCGGGCTTATTCCATCTTAGTGTTCGTCCGCCTCAACGTCTATACAAAGGATTACGTATGGGAAATATTGAAACCGTCCTTTCCAGTAGTATTGCTGCTGTCTTTTTTGCAGCTTTTATTGTTGCTGGAACTATGTGGTATGGTTCTGCAACTACTCCCATCGAATTATTTGGTCCTACTCGTTATCAATGGGATCAGGGATACTTTCAACAAGAAATATATCGAAGAGTTAGTGCCGGACTAGCTGAAAATCAAAGTGTATCAGAAGCTTGGTCTAAAATTCCTGAAAAATTAgctttttatgattatattgGTAATAATCCAGCAAAAGGGGGATTATTCCGAGCGGGTTCAATGGACAATGGGGATGGAATAGCTGTTGGATGGTTAGGACACCCCGTCTTTAGAAATAAAGAAGGGCGTGAACTTTTTGTACGCCGTATGCCtactttttttgaaacatttccGGTTGTTTTGGTAGACGGAGACGGAATTGTTAGAGCCGACGTCCCGTTTAGAAGGGCAGAATCTAAATATAGTGTCGAACAAGTAGGTGTAACTGTTGAGTTTTATGGTGGTGAACTCAATGGAGTAAGTTATAGTGATCCCGCAACTGTGAAAAAATATGCTAGACGGGCTCAATTGGGTGAGATTTTTGAATTAGATCGTGCTACTTTGAAATCCGATGGTGTTTTTCGTAGCAGTCCAAGAGGTTGGTTTACTTTTGGGCATGCTTCGTTTGCTCTACTTTTCTTCTTTGGACACATTTGGCATGGTTCTAGAACCCTCTTCAGAGATGTTTTTGCTGGTATTGATCCAGATTTGGATGCTCAGGTGGAATTTGGGGCATTCCAAAAACTTGGAGATCCAACTACAAAAAGACAAGCAGTCTGA